One Vibrio gallaecicus genomic region harbors:
- a CDS encoding GGDEF domain-containing protein, with amino-acid sequence MRFPKLSLRKVLAYFLIIGSVAPLIFASNSITKRIVQTDMQEKEKQISNIAGSIDSQLKEEFARIEHSLSWLSHDRFNIQAVDNILYSSVINQNLDRFRNFSNLINSVYIVNADWEPLYNFNGSDYQFEQSQLYSELKQQTDVYKKGQMFHSTFFEPKIAQHQKNKGSGSGVAIASPMLAYTLDRNKNYQALGYIILLIDFADIEHSFSHFLYEEEYFSISSSDRFGIVHPIESDKDNEAFNKPFHYSSTSLFKPLTLNLEYRFSNTYRLKAMNESRKTLSIIFGFTLIVSFTIALFFNRWIKKQFTLMEKTIVSYAKNEDPSGQKFQFTEFMNITMILRKMSTTIRRQLSELKNQNAQLAYSKKIIEESNHKLSMFNQELEDQVQTQTAQISEALFREEQHKNNLAAVIEFASQYSDIPYRLAPVKIKEQLTVLFPNTPFDLVLSSEIEHGLSLHSSKGEWLASLIYEETLELKEQNLVFRLFLKQLSAWLELLTIARKDGLLPCKNRKAFNEDFNTIDLSNIGLFIIDINGLKIINDNYGHDLGDALIQLCCNTIQQQLAPEDTLYRIGGDELAILTNHHTFAECSKLDARLSQSQEGLTLTDGKGKQHSAHFSIGWANNDKSAHDIQLNTSDLFKQADEMMYKNKQSFYNGDTKL; translated from the coding sequence ATGAGATTTCCCAAGTTAAGCCTTAGAAAAGTCCTTGCCTACTTTCTTATTATAGGTTCAGTAGCACCGCTCATCTTTGCCAGTAACAGTATTACAAAACGTATCGTACAAACCGATATGCAGGAAAAGGAAAAACAGATTTCCAATATCGCTGGCAGCATAGATAGTCAGCTAAAGGAAGAATTTGCACGCATTGAACACAGCTTAAGTTGGCTTTCACACGACCGCTTTAACATCCAAGCTGTTGATAATATTTTGTATTCATCGGTTATCAACCAAAACCTTGATCGCTTTAGAAACTTCTCTAATCTCATTAATAGTGTGTATATTGTAAATGCCGACTGGGAACCTTTGTACAACTTCAATGGCAGTGATTACCAATTTGAGCAAAGCCAATTATATTCTGAATTGAAGCAACAAACGGATGTCTATAAAAAGGGGCAAATGTTTCATTCGACTTTTTTTGAACCCAAAATCGCCCAACACCAAAAGAATAAAGGATCGGGGTCAGGTGTCGCTATTGCTTCCCCAATGCTGGCCTATACATTAGACCGTAATAAAAATTACCAAGCACTTGGTTATATTATTCTGTTAATTGATTTTGCTGATATTGAGCATTCTTTCTCTCATTTCCTATATGAAGAAGAATACTTTTCCATCTCTTCTTCAGACCGATTTGGTATTGTTCACCCTATTGAATCTGATAAAGACAATGAAGCGTTCAATAAGCCGTTTCATTACTCTTCCACATCTCTTTTCAAACCTTTGACACTGAATCTTGAATATAGATTTTCAAACACATACCGCTTGAAAGCGATGAATGAATCACGAAAAACCCTTTCAATAATCTTCGGATTTACTCTCATAGTCAGTTTTACTATTGCTTTATTCTTTAATCGATGGATTAAAAAACAATTCACACTGATGGAAAAAACCATTGTGAGCTACGCTAAAAACGAAGATCCAAGTGGACAAAAATTCCAATTTACTGAGTTCATGAACATCACGATGATTTTACGAAAAATGAGTACAACCATTCGTAGACAGTTATCAGAACTCAAAAATCAAAATGCACAATTAGCGTATTCAAAAAAAATAATTGAAGAGTCTAACCATAAATTATCTATGTTTAATCAGGAGCTAGAGGATCAAGTTCAAACACAAACGGCTCAGATATCGGAAGCTTTATTTAGAGAAGAACAACATAAAAACAACCTGGCGGCAGTCATTGAATTTGCTTCACAATATAGCGACATTCCATATAGGCTTGCACCAGTGAAGATAAAAGAACAACTCACAGTTCTTTTCCCTAATACACCATTCGATTTAGTCTTATCTTCAGAAATCGAACACGGTCTTTCATTACATTCGAGTAAAGGAGAGTGGTTAGCGTCTTTAATCTATGAAGAAACGTTAGAGTTAAAAGAACAGAATTTAGTGTTTAGGTTATTTTTAAAACAGTTATCTGCTTGGTTAGAGTTACTGACAATTGCAAGAAAAGACGGGCTTTTGCCTTGCAAAAATCGCAAAGCTTTTAATGAAGATTTTAATACCATCGATTTAAGCAATATCGGTTTATTTATTATAGATATTAATGGTTTAAAGATAATTAATGACAACTATGGTCATGACCTTGGTGATGCCTTAATTCAATTATGCTGCAATACGATTCAGCAGCAACTCGCACCTGAAGACACTTTATATAGAATTGGTGGGGATGAGCTTGCAATTCTAACGAATCACCACACTTTCGCAGAATGCAGTAAGTTAGATGCACGGTTAAGCCAATCGCAAGAAGGATTGACTCTAACTGACGGTAAAGGAAAGCAGCACTCTGCCCATTTCTCAATTGGTTGGGCGAATAATGATAAATCGGCTCATGACATACAACTTAATACCAGTGATTTATTCAAGCAAGCGGATGAGATGATGTACAAAAACAAACAATCCTTCTATAACGGAGACACTAAGCTATAG
- a CDS encoding sugar ABC transporter substrate-binding protein, translated as MLITTLAFTTQLQAETLELWSAFNGDVNHQIAKHFEESTGHRVTTREFANGNIKAELLLAKQNRNYMPDLIFLPSDYLGLHEYIALNPLPSEWIEQAKLEKTAIKSVQVHQEYMGLPLFLGNHLMLFYNKQLVQNPNLTWEQFFSYAINHPNEQLLTFPAKDMYFFVAFMELFFQQKPLGQLDFTSQSMVQSLKFYRQLLSKLNIELECNSDCARNKFLNSEVPYLIDGDWAFESLNDTFGAQLGITNLPTYEGNAMQSLSGSKVIAVTKGAFQNPQKRELVKRFIQSMQDEAFLKRLSQKYQYISSFKQVNQEVFTASDELAFAIYNEYLVAQPMPTTLRLSFVLEVLSRGFYRYFDGMPAKEVTLYMDTLVHQFESKIESSR; from the coding sequence TTGCTTATCACCACCCTGGCTTTTACTACACAATTACAGGCTGAAACTCTTGAGTTGTGGAGCGCATTCAATGGCGACGTGAACCATCAAATTGCTAAGCACTTTGAGGAATCAACAGGGCATAGGGTTACCACGCGGGAGTTTGCAAATGGCAACATCAAAGCAGAATTACTGTTAGCTAAGCAAAACCGCAATTACATGCCTGATCTTATATTCCTACCTTCTGATTACTTAGGTCTGCATGAGTATATTGCTCTTAACCCACTTCCTTCTGAATGGATTGAGCAAGCTAAGCTCGAAAAAACAGCCATTAAAAGTGTACAAGTGCACCAAGAATATATGGGGCTACCTTTGTTCTTGGGTAATCACTTAATGCTTTTTTATAATAAACAATTAGTTCAAAACCCCAATCTCACATGGGAGCAATTTTTCTCCTATGCGATTAATCATCCAAATGAACAACTACTAACCTTCCCAGCGAAGGATATGTATTTCTTTGTTGCATTTATGGAACTGTTCTTTCAACAAAAACCTCTTGGACAGTTAGATTTTACGAGCCAGTCAATGGTGCAATCTTTGAAGTTTTATCGCCAATTATTAAGCAAGCTCAATATTGAACTCGAATGTAATTCTGACTGTGCGCGAAACAAATTTTTGAATAGCGAAGTCCCATATTTAATCGATGGTGACTGGGCATTTGAATCATTGAACGATACATTCGGCGCTCAGTTAGGCATTACAAACTTACCGACTTATGAAGGTAATGCCATGCAGTCGCTTTCCGGTAGTAAAGTCATAGCGGTAACTAAAGGGGCTTTCCAAAACCCACAGAAACGAGAATTAGTTAAACGCTTTATTCAGTCAATGCAAGATGAAGCTTTTCTAAAACGTTTAAGTCAAAAATACCAATACATTTCTTCATTCAAACAAGTAAACCAAGAAGTTTTTACTGCCAGTGATGAACTCGCATTTGCTATTTACAATGAATACCTCGTAGCGCAACCTATGCCAACTACTCTTCGCCTTTCATTTGTTTTGGAAGTGCTGTCTCGGGGGTTTTATCGTTATTTTGATGGCATGCCTGCTAAAGAGGTCACTCTTTACATGGATACGCTTGTTCATCAATTTGAATCAAAAATTGAGTCCTCGCGATGA
- a CDS encoding MarR family winged helix-turn-helix transcriptional regulator: protein MDAIDRVLEQWAKEKPDLETEAMAMMGRVMRIAKYMETEVAELHKRYDLKLGEFDVLATLRRSGKPYLLTPSELIGSLMLTSGAMTNRLDKLEGKGLIARAHSKEDRRSVTVELTKKGLILIDEMIIEHVETQKRLVQSLTDNQKQSANALLKVWLKEYE from the coding sequence ATGGACGCAATTGATCGAGTGCTAGAGCAGTGGGCAAAAGAAAAGCCAGACCTTGAAACGGAAGCAATGGCGATGATGGGGCGAGTAATGCGCATTGCTAAATATATGGAAACGGAAGTGGCTGAACTTCATAAAAGATATGATCTGAAGCTAGGTGAGTTTGATGTATTAGCAACGCTAAGACGTTCAGGTAAACCGTATTTATTGACGCCATCAGAGCTTATTGGCTCATTAATGCTGACATCAGGTGCAATGACAAATCGTCTTGATAAACTTGAAGGTAAAGGTTTAATCGCAAGAGCACACAGTAAAGAAGATCGAAGAAGTGTTACGGTTGAATTGACTAAAAAAGGTCTGATTTTGATCGATGAGATGATAATTGAACATGTTGAAACGCAAAAGCGATTAGTTCAATCTCTCACCGACAATCAGAAACAAAGCGCGAATGCACTCCTAAAAGTATGGTTGAAAGAATACGAGTAG